From a single Lolium rigidum isolate FL_2022 chromosome 7, APGP_CSIRO_Lrig_0.1, whole genome shotgun sequence genomic region:
- the LOC124678828 gene encoding polyphenol oxidase I, chloroplastic-like, with amino-acid sequence MEIGTTSVIVPRSATPRTRTPCSLQAVGRKRAVLLRDVARPPRRLTCDAAGGGGRSVDRRDVLLGLGGAAAAGLGTQRSAIAAPIQAPDLPNCHPPDLPNTAPDTNCCPAYGTGIVDFELPQQGSTLFRVRPAAHLVDAEYLAKYERAVELMKQLPADDPRSFEQQWRVHCAYCDGAYDQVGFPDLELQVHNCWLFFPWHRFYLYFHERILGKLIGDDTFALPFWNWDAPDGMTLPPIYANTSSPLYDDRRNPTHQPPFPLDLDYDGTDTTIPTDEEIDQNLKIMYRQMVAGAKKTQLFLGQPYRAGDAPDPGAGSVENVPHNPVHRWTGDPRQPNGEDMGNFYSAARDPIFFAHHGNVDRLWHVWRGLRPGINTDFADADWLDAAFLFYDEDARLVRVRVRDCLDPAAMGYAYQDVGLPWLNARPAKASAGTPAPAAGSFPATLDKTVRVTVTRPEVSRSDAEKEASEEVLIVEGIEIADHFKFVKFDVLVNEPQSGAGAATGYCAGSVALTPHMVRQNKKKGSVKTVARFGVCDLMDNIGADGDKTVVVSLVPRCGGELVTVGGVSIGYAK; translated from the exons ATGGAGATCGGCACTACGAGCGTGATAGTACCACGGAGCGCCACCCCTCGCACTCGCACACCGTGCAGCCTCCAAGCCGTCGGGCGCAAGCGCGCCGTTCTCCTGCGTGACGTTGCGAGGCCACCACGGCGTCTGACATGCGACGCCGCTGGTGGCGGTGGTCGCAGCGTCGACCGCCGTGACGTGCTGCTCGGCCTCGGCGGTGCCGCGGCGGCCGGGCTGGGCACGCAGCGAAGCGCGATCGCCGCGCCCATCCAGGCGCCGGACCTCCCCAACTGCCACCCTCCGGACCTCCCGAACACGGCGCCGGACACCAACTGCTGCCCGGCGTACGGCACCGGCATCGTCGACTTCGAGCTGCCGCAGCAGGGATCGACGCTGTTCCGCGTGCGGCCGGCGGCGCACCTGGTGGACGCGGAGTACCTGGCCAAGTATGAGCGTGCGGTGGAGCTGATGAAGCAGCTGCCGGCCGACGACCCGCGCAGCTTCGAGCAGCAGTGGCGCGTGCACTGCGCCTACTGCGACGGCGCGTACGACCAGGTCGGCTTCCCCGACTTGGAGCTCCAGGTGCACAATTGCTGGCTCTTCTTCCCGTGGCACCG GTTCTACCTCTACTTCCACGAGCGGATCCTCGGCAAGCTCATCGGCGACGACACCTTCGCGCTGCCCTTCTGGAACTGGGACGCGCCGGACGGCATGACGCTGCCGCCGATCTACGCCAACACCTCCTCGCCGCTCTACGACGACAGGCGCAATCCCACCCACCAGCCGCCCTTCCCGCTCGACCTCGACTACGACGGCACTGACACCACCATCCCGACCGACGAGGAGATCGACCAGAACCTCAAGATCATGTACCGCCAGATGGTGGCGGGCGCCAAGAAGACGCAGCTCTTCCTGGGCCAGCCCTACCGCGCCGGCGACGCGCCGGACCCTGGCGCGGGCTCCGTCGAGAACGTGCCGCACAACCCGGTGCACCGCTGGACGGGGGACCCTCGCCAGCCCAACGGCGAGGACATGGGCAACTTCTACTCCGCGGCGCGCGATCCCATCTTCTTCGCGCACCACGGCAACGTCGACCGCCTCTGGCACGTCTGGCGCGGTCTCCGCCCCGGAATCAACACCGACTTCGCCGACGCCGACTGGCTCGACGCCGCCTTCCTCTTCTACGACGAGGACGCCCGTCTCGTGCGCGTCCGCGTCCGCGACTGCCTCGACCCCGCCGCCATGGGCTACGCGTACCAGGACGTTGGCCTGCCGTGGCTCAACGCCAGGCCGGCCAAGGCATCCGCCGGGACGCCGGCACCTGCCGCCGGTTCCTTCCCAGCCACTTTGGACAAGACCGTGCGGGTGACCGTGACGAGGCCGGAGGTGTCCAGGAGCGACGCTGAGAAGGAGGCATCTGAAGAGGTGCTGATCGTGGAGGGCATCGAGATCGCCGACCACTTCAAGTTCGTCAAGTTCGACGTGCTGGTGAACGAGCCTCAGAGCGGAGCCGGGGCGGCCACGGGGTACTGCGCCGGGAGCGTAGCGCTGACGCCGCACATGGTCCGCCAGAACAAGAAGAAGGGGTCCGTCAAGACGGTGGCGAGGTTCGGCGTCTGCGACCTCATGGACAACATCGGAGCCGACGGCGACAAGACGGTcgtcgtgtcgctcgtgcccaggtGCGGCGGCGAGCTAGTCACCGTCGGCGGCGTCAGCATCGGCTACGCCAAGTGA